The nucleotide window AGGCATTGGTAACAATTGACGCATGTTTCTTCGTCGTATTTTAGTTTTCCTCTGAAATCTGGTGGTATCTCTATGGGTGGGTTGAGTTCTATCTCTCCTTTATCCAGTAACTGTAGTACTTGGAGGATTGAGTCGGGGGCGTATCTTGCTGGGAATAGGTTGGTTGTATGTTTCTTGAATACTTGTTTGCTTATTTTTCTCATTATTTTGCTCATTTTAGGCACCTATCATTACGAGTATTAGGCCGAGTAAGGCTAGTGTTGATACTAGGCCGATGAAGTTTCTGCTTAACTGATCGATTTTTATTCTTGCGAAAGCTGTTCTTACGAATGTGACTATGATTGCCATTAGTACCAGTACTTTTATTAAGAAGAACACGAAGTCGATTGCTATTGCTATGGCTCCAGTTAATCCAAGTATTGGTGATAGGTTCCATGGGAAGAATATCGCTACGAGTAATGCTATTATGGCTACAGTTTTAACTCCGTCTGCTATGTAGAATAATGCGAGGTTTCTTCCTGAGTATTCTGATAATGTACCGCCGGAGATCTCTGTTTTTGCTTTTGATATGTCGAATGGGATTTTGGCTAGTTTTGCTGGTGATACCACTATCATGACTGTTAATAGTAGTATTAATCCGATGAATCCTATTGGGCCTACGAGGCTCCATATGTTTGCATCTGCTATTGTTGCTAGTGAGAAAGCTGTTTCTCCACCTACTATGTATGCTATTGTGGCTACGACTATTGCTAGAGGTAGTTCATATGACATCATTACTGTTATTTCTCTCTGTGATCCGAGTGAGGCGAAGGGTGCGCCTGATGCGAATCCACCTATTGACATTGCTAGTGGTGGTGCTGCGAGTAGGTATACAACGATTATTATGTCGCCGTATCCTTCGAGTATTGGGTTCATTGACCCTATTGGTATGTATAGGACTGCGAGTATTGCTGCCGCCATTGCTATGAATGGGACTGAGTTGAATATCCAGCCGACTGCGTTTTCTGGTACAAGGTTTTTCTTTGTTAGTAATTTACGTACGTCGTAGAATGGTTGGATTATTGGGGGGCCTTCTCTCCACTGCATCCTAGCGCTTATTTTTCGGTCTATACCGTGGTAGAGTAGGCCTAGGAATATGAAGGCGAGTGTTATTAGGGGGACTCCTATTAGTAAACGGATTAGTAGGTTATCCATTTTTCATCCTCCTTGTTTTTTTCTTGGACATTTCAACTAACTCGTCTTTGGTGTATGTTTTTTTGTTGTCTCCTTGTA belongs to Methanonatronarchaeum sp. AMET-Sl and includes:
- a CDS encoding NADH-quinone oxidoreductase subunit H — encoded protein: MDNLLIRLLIGVPLITLAFIFLGLLYHGIDRKISARMQWREGPPIIQPFYDVRKLLTKKNLVPENAVGWIFNSVPFIAMAAAILAVLYIPIGSMNPILEGYGDIIIVVYLLAAPPLAMSIGGFASGAPFASLGSQREITVMMSYELPLAIVVATIAYIVGGETAFSLATIADANIWSLVGPIGFIGLILLLTVMIVVSPAKLAKIPFDISKAKTEISGGTLSEYSGRNLALFYIADGVKTVAIIALLVAIFFPWNLSPILGLTGAIAIAIDFVFFLIKVLVLMAIIVTFVRTAFARIKIDQLSRNFIGLVSTLALLGLILVMIGA